The genomic DNA GTTGCTCCTGTTTGCGGCTGAACGTGAGGATTTGATGCACGAGCTCCCTGGCCCGGTGGGTGGCTTTGACGATGTCGCAGATGGCTTCATAGTTGGGATGGTGCGGGGGAGTGTCCATCACCAACACGTCCACGTTGCCGATGATGGTGGCCAGAAGGTTGTTGAAGTCGTGGGCAACGCCGCCGACCAGCGTTCCCAAGGATTCCATCTTGTGGGCCTGATAGACCTGTTCTTGCAACTGGCGGCGCTGGTTCTCAGATTCGACCCGGCTCGTGATATCCCTTCCGATGATGACGCCCCGTTCTTCACCTGCCGCCGTCGAGAATGTGCGGACCGAACATTCCAGCAGCCGCCAGCCCCCTTCGCGATGTCGGAAACGGAGCACGACCGGCAATTCGCGGGCCCAATTGTTGCTCGCGGCCGCATGGTCTTCCGGATGCACTCGCGCCAGAAAATCCCTGCCGAGCAACGCTGATGGCGGATAACCCAGCACGGCTGCCCAACTTGGGTTTGCATAGACCACGCGTCCGTCCGAAGCCACTTCGGCCACGAGGTCATTCAAGTTCTCGACCAGACTTCGGTAGCGTTCCTCACTGGCTTTCAACACGGCTTCAACCTGCTTCAAAGAGGTGATGTCGAAAAACGAGACCACCGCACCGGTGGGACCGCCTAATCCCGGCATGGCGAAAGGCGAGGAATTCATGGACAACCACAGGAGTTTTCCGCCGGGAGGGCGAATGCCGATCACTTCGTTCTGCGTCGTCTTGCCTTCCTTCAACGTGCGCGCCATGGGTATTTCCTCCCGGCTCATCGGGGATCCGTCTTCTCTCAAAAAGTGCCAGTCGCGTTCGGCCAGGAAGCTGTTGCCTTGGGCGCACTCGATGCTTAATCCGAGGATGCGCTCCGCGCTCGGATTGCGATTCAGGAGCATGCCTTGATGGTCCAGAAGGAGCACACCCTCCGAAAGGCTGTTGACGATTTCCCTCAAGCGCCGTTCGCTGAGCCGCAGCGCCTCCGCCATCTGGCGGTTGTGCTCCTCGCCCACGGCCAGGCTTGCGCAATCAGCCGCCGACGCCACGAACATTTCCTCTTCCTTCAGCCAGGTCCGAGGGGCGGTGGACGCTTCCACCGCCAGACATCCGCACCACTCTCCGTGAAGGTGGATCCCCGCCACCATCATGGGGCGGGAAAGCCCTGTCTCGGCGCCGAAGTCCTGCAGCAAGCGCGCTCCCGGATTGGAAGCAGCATTCTCCGTGGATAAGCAGCGCGTGCTTTCCAGGATGTCGATCAGCACGCGTGCTCGGTCCAAGGGAATGGACCTTTCCGGCGAGCGCAGGGGATGTTCGAGATCGCGGCATTCCTTCCTGGAGAGAGTCGACTCCTTTTCGTCCGGCATCCAGACGCTGGCGCGAACAGCGTCCGCACCCCGCAGGGCGGCTTCGGCGACAGCTCCGAGGCGCTGGGTGAGATTGCCGTCCTGGAAGGCTCGGTCCCGGACCAGTTCCGTCACCGCATCCCGTGCTCGTTGGAGCGCCTGCCGGCGAATTTCCGCATCCTTGCGATTTCTTTCGCGATCCGTGACATCCCTCGCGATGCATTGGATTTCGAACGGATGCCCGTCCTTGTGGATATTCCGCGAACTGATTTCCAGAATGCGGGCCGCCCCCTCTCTCGTACTGGCCTGGACTTGAAAGACCCCCTGGCCCGGGGACTCCCCGGTCCGACCTGTCAACAACAGCTTCAGAATGTCCCGGCTCTCGGAAGCCAGGAGGGAGTCCAGTCGGACTCCGATCATGCTTGATTCCGAATAGCCCAGAATCTTCTGAACCGCCGGATTAATCCCGGTGATCCGGCCCTCGAGGTTGAGGGTGAAAATGATATCCGAGGCGTTCTCTGCCATCTCGCGCCAGCGGCGTTCCATCGCCATTTCACTTTCATTGCGCCGCTGGAGGGCCTCCGTTTGCCTCTTGACGGTGTTGCGGAGCGAGATCACCCAAAGGGCGCCCAAGCCGCAAGCCAAGGTCAATCCGAACATGATTCGTGGCGCGAAAAAGCTTCGCGTCCAGGGGGCGCTCGCGATCACGCTCATGTCGCCGGGACTTTGAACCATCAATTGCAGTTCGAGCCTTCCCATGTAGCCTTCATCGGCCACGTCCGCCACGCCGACCACCTCGATTTCCGCGCCCTCCTCGAATTTCGGCCGGGTGTTGCCAGTCGAGGCGATTCTGCTGCGCGCCTCAAAGGTTGAACCGTAGGCGCGCAGTCGGAGAGTCAGGAGGTTGCGGCTCCGCTGAACCTCGATCAATTCCCCCCTCGCCCGCACCCGCAAGGCATCGATGTTTCCGTTGAAATTCGATTGATCCAGCACCTGCGGCGACGGCATTTCCACCCGGGCACCCCTGCGGACAATGACATGGCGGAGGACGGGGCCGTAGAATCCTGCCACGGGGAATCCCACCGCCTCGACGGACTCCCCTGGCGCCAGGGTTTCCCCGGGGGCCAGTTCCATCTTCAGCCCTTGGCCGCCCTTCTGGATGAAGGCGAGTCCGTCCTCTCCGGCAAAAGTGGTGATGCCTTTGACCCGGACGCGATGGCTTGAAGCGGACGTGGGCGAATACGTCAGAATGCGATCGATGGTTGTCTCCGGGAGGAGAAAAGGATCCGGAGGAGCATTCTAGAGTAGGGTGACATCCTTGGATTCCTGCACCAAGAGTTCGAAAGCGATCAACTGGTTTCGCCGGGTGAACTTGCTAATGCAAACACCCACCATGCGAATCTCGCTGTCCAGCCATGCCCGCGGCGTGGCGTCCTCCTTGCCCGCGAAGAGGTAGGCGGTGAACGTCCCGGCCGGGGTATGGACATACAGCTCATAGTTGTGGTCCACCCGGCGAAAACCCTGCAGAACCCCACCGCGGAAATCAATTGGGAGTCTTCTTTCCCAGTGAGAAGGCGATCCAAGCTCGCTGGTTTGGGGGTCGGCCGAGCCTTCGTCCCCAGTTTTACGGCATGATTGGGGATCAGAACCGGGGCGAACCCACCAGCGGTGACGATGCCTTTAAGCTCAATCCAGTCACCGGCTTCGGCCTGGAACGGAGCGGCTCCCCGGGCCATGGACCAGGAAATGCCGCCGGTCTCGTCCTGCAGAAACTGGGTGTTGGAAAACGGATCGGAATAAGTCACGACACCGCGAATATGGAAAGGAGGACCGGCTATGGCTTGCTCCCGTGAGAGTTCGAGGGCCTTGCGGATGGAGACGATTGGCTCGGGCGATGGAGCGCCCCGCGTGGGTGAGGGAGTCGCAAAGAGGAGCAAGGCAAACCATCCCTGGATCCACCTGACTCTGAACATGGGCTCCATCGTAACGTATCCCGGGCACTCGGAAAAGTCCTTACTGATCAAACCTTCAGATTGCCGTGTATCCCGATGTTGTTGGTAGGGCGGGCCTGTCCCAGCCCGCCGCCCACGGGATGCAAAACATCATGCTCCGGCGGCGCGCCGGGACGGACGCGCCCTACCTGCATCACCGGCAACATCGGGATGCACCGTTCAGATTGAAGGTCTCTCTGCAGGAGGCATCCTGACCTGGCACCCTTCAAGCCGTCGCAGGTCCCGATTGGAGGATCTGGGAGCTGCACGCTCCCAGAGCCCGATCCTGCCGGGAAAGTCATGACCGGCATGGCCCCCAGGACTTGGAGCCTGGGAGAGAGGCCAAGGAGCGCTGGGAGGCACCCCAAGTGACGATTATCGCAGAGGCGCTGCTTTCACTTCGAGGTGGAGATCCCGAAGCTGGCGCGGAGTGACGTTGGAAGGCGAGGCGGTCATCAGGCAGGTGCCCTTCGCGGTCTTGGGAAAAGCGATCACGTCCCGGATGCTTGAAGTGCCGCACAGCATGGCGACCAGCCGGTCGAATCCAAGGGCAATTCCTCCATGCGGTGGCGCTCCAAACTTGAAAGCCTCCAGCATGTAGCCAAAACGCAGCGCGGTTTCTTCCGGCGGAATGCGCAAAATCTCCTCGAACACCGTTTGCTGCACGGACGGCTGATGAATGCGGATGGAGCCGCCGCCCAGCTCGACCCCGTTGACGACGATGTCGTAGTGCTGGCCCCGCACCGCTTTCGGATCCGATTGCAACAGGGGAATGTCGGCCTCAACCGGAGCGGTGAAGGGGTGATGGCTTGAATACCAGCGCCCCCATTCCTTGTCGTAACTGAGCAGCGGGAAATCCACGACCCACAGGAAGCTGAACTGCTTCGGGTCCAGGATAAGTTTGCCCTGGCTCTTGAGAAGGTCGGCACAATAGAGCCGGATTTTTCCCAGGATTTCGCATGCCGTCAGCCATTGGTCGGCGGCGAAGAGGATGAGGTCACCCTCCTCGATGGATAACTTGGACTGCAAGGCGGCGCGCTCTGCGGGGGAGAAGAATTTGACGATCGGCGATTTCCATTCCCCGTTTTCGACCTTGATGAAGGCGAGGCCCTTGGCGCCAAAACCTTTCGCGTATTCGGTCATGGTTTCGATTTGCCCCTGGGTCGCGCCGGCCAGGCCGCGTGCATTGATCGCCTTGACCACGCCTCCGGCGGCGATGGCGCCGCTAAACACCTTGAAGGATGAGCCTTTGAATTCCTCGCTCAAATCGGCCAGTTCCATGCCGAACCGGGTATCGGGCTTGTCAATGCCGAACCGGTCGAGAGCCTCCCGAAAACTGAGACGGGGGAACGGGGTGGCAAGATCCATGCCCAGCGCGGTTTTCCAAATGCGGCGCAGGAGTCCCTCAATCAGCGTGTAGATGTCCTCGCGCTCGATGAAGCTCATCTCGATATCGACCTGGGTGAATTCAGGCTGGCGGTCAGCCCGCAGATCCTCGTCGCGGTAGCAGCGGGCCAGTTGGAAATATCGTTCCACGCCCGCGACCATCAGGATTTGCTTAAACTGCTGGGGGGACTGAGGCAGGGCATAGAATTCGCCTGGGTGAACGCGGCTGGGGACCAGGAATTCCCGGGCGCCCTCGGGGGTGGATTTGAAGAGGGTGGGGGTTTCAACCTCGAGGAACCCTTGTTCGTCGAGGAACTGGCGCGTGGCGATGGCGGTTTTGGAGCGGAGTCGGAGATGGCGGGCCATTTCGGGGCGGCGCAGGTCCAGGTAACGGTATTGCAGCCGGAGCTCCTCATTGACTTTGGCGGAGACCTCCGGGTCATCGACCGGAAAAGGGAGGACTTCGGAGGGGTTGAGCAACTCGAACGAGGACACGCTCACCTCGATTTGGCCGGTGGGGATTTTGAGGTTGTCGGTGCCGGAGGGGCGCTGACGCACGGTGCCGCGCACGCGGACGACGGATTCGCTGCGGAGGGAGGCGGCGCGCTCGAAATCGGGGACGGGGAGGACGGAGGGGTCGAAGACGGTTTGGGTGCGGCCTTCGCGGTCGCGAACGTCGATGAAGAGGAGTCCGCCCAGGTCACGGCGGGAGTGAACCCACCCTTCGAGGACGACGGCCGCGCCGAGATGCTCGGGCCGCAGCTCATTGCAATGATGTGTGCGTTGCATGCCAAGTTAAAGGGCGGAGATCTTGGGGCGGGGAGGAGGTGAATTCAAATCGAAATCGAACAGGACCAAGAGCATCAATTTGACTCACACAAATGATTTGACTTACAGTCACACAAAGAGAGGATTTGCAGCGTGTCGGCCACGAAGCAACGCAAGGACCGGGAGAGGGCGCAACGGGAGGACTTGATGGTGGAGCAGGCCAGCCGGCTCCTGGCGCGGGATGGTTTTCAGGATCTGAACCTGGATGAGCTGGCGGGCCAGATCGAGTATTCGAAAGGGACGATTTACCTCCATTTTGAAACGAAGGAGGACCTGGTGCTGGCGGTGGCGACGCGGGCCTTGCGCGAGCGGGCGGATTTGTTTGAGAAGGCCTCCACGTTCACGGGCCGCACACGCGAGCGCATGCGGGCCATCGGTTTCGCATGCTGCCAGTTCGCGGTGGCGCACCGGGATTTTTTTCACGTCGAACTGATGCTGCGCTCGAACAGTTTTTGGGGCCGGGCCTCGGAGGGTCGGAAGCGATTGCACGCCGTCCAGGCGGGACGCCTGTTTCAAATCGTCAGCAGCATCGTCAACGAAGCCGTCCGTCTGGAGGATTTGCCTCCCCGCGCCTCGCCGCAGGAGGTGACCTTCAGCCTGATCTCGGTGACCATGGGGAGTCATATCGCGGCGATGGAGCCGGACATTCAAATGATCTGCTCGATCAAGGATCCGATCGCTGCCGTGCGGCGGAACCAGGATTTGGTCTGCGACGGCTGGGGGTGGAAACCGCTGCTGAAGGATTGGGATTACGCCTCCACCGACCGCCGCATCAAGGCTCAAGTGTTTCCGGAGGCATCATGGTTTCGAGCGTGAAAAATATGACTTGTGGTCAAGAATTCGTTGGGGTCGTGCGGGTATGAATTTTGTCGCCCTGCGCATGCTCACGGGCGATCGCGCCAAGTATCTGGGGCTGATTTTCGCCATCGCCTTCAGCACCTTCCTGCTCGAGAACCAGACGAGCATCTTCGCCGGCATCCTGAGCCGGACGGCCAGCCAGATCAAGGATGTGCCCGAGGCGAGTGTCTGGGTGATGGATCCGGCCACGCAGTATTTCGAGGAGACCAAGCCCTTGAAAGAGACGGATCTCTTGCGCGTTCGCGGAGTCGAGGGAGTGGAGTTTGCCGTCCGCCTGTTCAAGAGCAATCCGGTGGCGCGCACCGCCTCCGGACGTTTCTCCCAGACCGTGGTCATGGGTTTGGACGATGCCACCTTGATCGGGGTGCCGCGGACCATGGTGCTCGGGAGCTGGGAGCGTCTCAACGAGCCCGACGCGGTGGTGATCGATCGAGCGGGCTACGCGTTGCTGTTTCCAGGCGAGCCGCTGGAGCTTGGCCGAAGGTTGGAGATGAACGACCACCAGGCCCGCATTGTTGGGATTTCGGAGGCCAAGCCTCCTTTCGTGAATTTTCCGGTATTGCACGCCCGCTACAGTGTTGCGGTGCAGTTCCAGGGGCGGGAGCGCCAACAGATGTCCTTCGTCGTCGGACGCCCGGTGCCGGGACTTTCGGCTGAAACACTGGCTCGCCGCCTTGAGGAGCGCACGGGTTTGCGCGCCCGCACGTCCCATGAATTCAGCTGGGACTGCATCCTTTATTACATGAAGCACACTGGAATCCCGGTCAATTTCGGCATCACCATTTCGATCGCGGTCATTGTTGGACTGGTGGTGTCCGGCCAGACCTTCTACCTCTTCACGGTGGAGCATTTGAGGCAGTTTGGAGCCCTTAAAGCGATCGGCGTTTCCGACCGGCGTTTGGCCGGCATGATCATGCTCCAGGCGGCCATGGTGGGATTCATCGGCTTTGCGCTGGGCACCGGAATGGCCGCGTTGTTCTTTGAGTTCTTCAGCCGGCAACTTCCGACGCGAGGCATCATCCTCATGTGGCAAAACGTGGTGGGAGTGGGCGTGTTGATGCTCCTGGTCGTCCTCGCGGCGAGCCTCTTGAGTTTGAGAAGGGTGTGGGTGCTCGAACCTGCCGTGGTGTTTCGAGGCTGAAACCGCTTTCCGAATGCACCTTCAGGATTCCAACACCCGCGCCGTTCGTTGTTTCGATCTGAAGAAATTCTTTGGCGACGGAGACGCCCGCATCGAGGCTCTGCGCGGAGTGAACTTTGAGGCCCAAGCGGGGCAGTTGACCTTTCTGGTGGGCCCGAGCGGATGCGGGAAGACCACCTTGATCTCCGTCATCACGGGCCTGCTCGAAGCGAGCGGCGGCCATGTCGAGTTGTTCGGCGAGAACATCGCGAATCGTTCCGCGCACGAACGCATCGTCTTTCGCCGCCAGTCCCTGGGCTTTGTCTTCCAGCAATACAACCTCCTTCCCGCGTTGACCGCCGCCGAAAATGCGGCCGTCCCCCTGCTCGCTGCCGGAGTGCCACGCCGCGAGGCCGTGGATCGCGCCCGGGCCATGCTTTCCCGCCTGGGACTCGAGAATCGGGCGTCATCCATGCCGTCCAAACTGTCCGGAGGCCAGCAGCAGCGTGTCGCGCTGGCGCGGGCGCTTGTGCATGAACCCCGGCTGATCGTTTGCGACGAGCCCACCGCTGCCTTGGATCATGTCACGGGAGAAAGGGTCATGGAATTGCTCGTCGGGTCAGCCGTCGTTCCAGGCCGGGCCGTTATCGTGGTGACGCATGACAACCGCGTCTTTCATTTCGCCCACACCATCGCGCATATGGACGACGGTCGCATCACCAGCGTCGAAGGCGGTCTGCCCTCTGTTTCCAACTCCTTCTCTCTATGAAGCACTTCCTGCTGCCGCTCTTCGCCGCGGCCATCCTGGCTCTCGCCACGTTTTCTGTGGTCCGAACCCAGCCCGCCAAGCTCGCTGCCGAACCGTCTTCTCCGCCGCCGCGAGCGGAGTTTACGCACCGAGTCGCCGCCGTGGGGATCGTCGAGCCTGTCTCGGAAAACATCTCCTTGGCCTCCCATTTGCCCGGGGTGGTGGAGGAGGTCTTGGTGCAAACCGGGGATGAAGTGGCGAAAGGCCAGGCGCTGGTCAAACTTGACACCCGCACGCTGAAAGCCGAGTTGGCCGAGCGTGAGAGTGATCTCGCGTTGAAGCGGGCGGCGGTGCTTTCAGCGCTGGCCCGGGTCCGGAAGGCGGACTCAGGCTATGAGGATGCCAAGCGGCACTGGCAGTTCGCGAACGCCCTGAAGGATTCCCGGAGCCTCAGCGCGGAGGAGCTGTCGAGGCGAAAGGGTGCGATGGAGGTGATGGAAGCCGAGCGTGAAGCGGCGGAAGCGGAGGTCGGTTGGGCGCGGGCCGCGGAGGGTTTGGTGATGGTGGCGCTGAACAAGGTTCGGGTGGAATTGGAACGAAGTACCGTGACCGCTCCCAGGGCTGGACGTGTGCTTCAGTTGCGCATCAGGGCGGGGGAGTTTGCGCCCGCCGGCCCGGCCGCCGATCCGTGGCTGGTTTTGGGTGATGTCTCCGTTCTGCACGTTCGCGCCGACGTGGACGAGCACGAGGCCTGGCGGGTTAAGCCAGGCGCGCGGGCGGTGGCGCAGGTGCGCGGCAATGCGGCCTTGAGTTTTCCAGCCGCCTTCATCCGATTCGAACCGCTGGTGGTGCCGAAACGCTCGCTCACGGGATCCAGTTCAGAGCGCGTGGACACTCGGGTGCTCCAGGTGATTTACCGGGTGGACGCGCCGACTTCCTCTTTGATTGTCGGTCAACAGATGGATGTCTTCATCGAAGCCGATCCCATTCCGGGATCCGCGAACTCTTCCCGCGCCGCAACGAGTTTATGAAGCAACCCGCGACTTGGGTGATGATCGTTTCCGTGCTTGCGCTCGCGGCGGGTTGCCGGGTGGGCGAGATGGATGTCAGGCCCGCATCAAACTTGCCGGCTCGTTTCATCGAGAGCGGGAGCGCCTTGGCGGAGGAGGCGCGGGCTCCGGACCAAGGGTTGGAGTGGTGGAAGGTGTTTCGCGACGCCGAGTTGGACGCACGAATGGCGCGGGTGCTGGAGGCCAACCACGATCTGCGTTTGGCGGGCGCGCGTTGGGAGGAGGCGAGAGCGGCGGCGGGATTGGCGCGGACTCCGCTTCATCCCAAACTGGATGGCGCGGCGCAGACCGGCCGCTCACGATTGAGCGGGGAGTCGCTCAACGGCAGGCAAATCCGCCAGGCGGGGCAACCGCTCGAGAACAATCTGTTTCACGCGGGAGTGGATGCGAGTTGGGAGATTGATGTCTTCGGAGCGGTTCGTTGGGGTGCCGAAGCGGCGAGCGCGGATTGGGAGGTGGCCGAGGAACATCGACGCGACGTCCAGATTCAGGTGCTGGCGGAAACGGGGCTGGCGTGGGTTGATTATGGTGCCGCGACTCGCTTGTCGAAGCTGGCCCGGGATCACGCCCGGGTTCATGAATCGACGCTCGCGCTCGCCTCGGATCGGCGCCGGGCCGGGGTGGGAACTGAGTTGGACGAGGCACGGGCTCAAGCGCAATGGCATTCCACCCAGGCCCGAATCCCTGAACTCGAAGAGCAAGCCCGGCGAGCTTGGCACCGTTTGGCGGTCCTGGAGGGCCGGCCGGCCTCAGCGACGGAGCCCTCAGAACCGTTGAGCCCCACTCTTGCTCAAACTGAATTGAGGGTTCCGATCGGATTGCCTTCCGAACTTTTGCAGCGCAGGCCCGACGTGCGGAAGGCGGAGCGGGAGCTGGCCGCCGCCACCGCCCGAGCGGGATTGGCGCGGACGGAATGGTTTCCACGGTTTTACCTGACCGGTGCCGCCGGACTCGAGAGTGTGGAAGCCTCGGATTTTTTGGACGGAGGGAGCCGGTTTTGGTCTTTGGGACCCTCGATTCGCTGGCCGATTCTCCACGCAGGGAGGATCCGGCGTCATGTGGAAATCCAGGACGCTCGGAGAGGCCAGGCCTGGATTCGTTATGAACAGGCGATCGCCAAGGCTTTGGAAGACGTGGAGACGGCATTGGTGGGATTCGGTCGCGAGCAGGAAAGAAACCACATGCTGCGGGAAGCCGGGAAAGCGGCAGCCCTGGCCTCACGGCTGGCTTCGGATCGTTACGAGGCCGGTGTCACGGGTTTTCAGGACGTCTTGGAAGCGCAGCGAGTGGACTTGGAAGCCCAGGCTGGAGTAGTGGAAAGCGATCAAACTTTGGCCAAGCACTTGATTCGATTATACAAGGCGCTTGGCGGAGGCTGGAGTCCTGTTTCCACCGCGGCATCGCATGGAGCCAAAGGATCCAACGGACTGCCGCTTGATTTGCCATCCGATCCCCAGTAGAGCCGCCAAAACCAACCGCGCCTTCTTCGAACCCCACGGGCTCATGCGGCGACTGAGAACACGTCAACCAACTCTGGAATAGGCTCTCCATGCTCCAGTCGATCTGCCATCACCCGTAAAGCCAGCGCCGGGATTGGAGGTCAGAAGTCCGCTGGATGCGGGGTGACGCGATTTCAGCTCCAGTCTCCTCGGGCCAACCACGTCGTCACGCTGTCCACGCTGAGGTGCCGTGAACGGCGCGCTCCGAAGGTCACGGCTTCACGCCGGGTTCGAACCATGAGTGGAATCACCGAAGTTCATGAAAACAGCGAAGAGGGAAATGGGGCAAGATTTCGATCATCTGCAAGATCTCTGTCCCCAGGGAATTCACGCCGTCCCCAGAGAACTTACGCCCTCCTTGCGATTTCTTCTTAGCGGCGAGGTGGCGTCGAGGTCGCGGCGCGGATCGCGGCTTTTACCTCTTCGGAGCCGTCATTCCGGTCGGGAATCTTGGCGCCGGCCGCCAGCAACTGTGTGACCACGCCCACGTAATCCCCCGACTTGCAGTGCCAGCCGTGCTGCGAGCCGTGAATAGCCCAACCGAGTGGCGTGCTGGCGAAATCGGCATCCCTGGCTTCGAGCGGCGGATTGTATCGAAGGAGAACGCGGGCCATGTCCGCGTTGCCATGAAAACTCGCCCAATGCAACGGCGTGGCGCGATGCTGTCCCAATGCGTCGATGGGCAAACCCGCTTCCAGCATGAGGCGCACGGCGTCGGTTTTGTTGTTGCGCGCGGCGTGGGCGACATGGCGGCGATAGGCTTCGGACAATCGCGCGGTGAGTCCGGGATGCTCGCCCAACAACGCTCCGACGGCATCCTCGTTCCCCGCCCAGCAGGCGACGATCAGTCGCACTTCGACAGAACTGCGTTCCTGAAGCAACCGCGCGACATCCACGTGGCCGAATCGTTCCGCCACTTCGTGCGGGGATGCGTGCCAGCCAAGTGTCCATTGATAAATCGTTCCTCCTGACCTTGATCGGGATTTAGGGAAGAACTCGTCCGTAACCCGCAGATGGATGCAGCCGGGGTCCGCGTCGAGATGCCGTCGGGTCAATGCCAAGTCACCCAGCGAGGCGGCCATGAGCAGGTCGGTTCGACATCCGCGCTGCACCAGGAACCGCGCGATGTCCTGGCGGTCGCTGAGCATGTATTGGGCTGGGGTCGATTCGTGGTCCACGTCACGCGCGTCGATCTCCGCGCCGTGATCGAGGAGAAAGGCCGCGATCTC from Verrucomicrobiota bacterium includes the following:
- a CDS encoding PAS domain S-box protein; this encodes MELAPGETLAPGESVEAVGFPVAGFYGPVLRHVIVRRGARVEMPSPQVLDQSNFNGNIDALRVRARGELIEVQRSRNLLTLRLRAYGSTFEARSRIASTGNTRPKFEEGAEIEVVGVADVADEGYMGRLELQLMVQSPGDMSVIASAPWTRSFFAPRIMFGLTLACGLGALWVISLRNTVKRQTEALQRRNESEMAMERRWREMAENASDIIFTLNLEGRITGINPAVQKILGYSESSMIGVRLDSLLASESRDILKLLLTGRTGESPGQGVFQVQASTREGAARILEISSRNIHKDGHPFEIQCIARDVTDRERNRKDAEIRRQALQRARDAVTELVRDRAFQDGNLTQRLGAVAEAALRGADAVRASVWMPDEKESTLSRKECRDLEHPLRSPERSIPLDRARVLIDILESTRCLSTENAASNPGARLLQDFGAETGLSRPMMVAGIHLHGEWCGCLAVEASTAPRTWLKEEEMFVASAADCASLAVGEEHNRQMAEALRLSERRLREIVNSLSEGVLLLDHQGMLLNRNPSAERILGLSIECAQGNSFLAERDWHFLREDGSPMSREEIPMARTLKEGKTTQNEVIGIRPPGGKLLWLSMNSSPFAMPGLGGPTGAVVSFFDITSLKQVEAVLKASEERYRSLVENLNDLVAEVASDGRVVYANPSWAAVLGYPPSALLGRDFLARVHPEDHAAASNNWARELPVVLRFRHREGGWRLLECSVRTFSTAAGEERGVIIGRDITSRVESENQRRQLQEQVYQAHKMESLGTLVGGVAHDFNNLLATIIGNVDVLVMDTPPHHPNYEAICDIVKATHRARELVHQILTFSRKQEQPRVPVQLGDVLKETLRLLRPSFPAGIQPEIEIEGPDPALTVVASRVRMEHVILNLASNAVAAMKSSGGRLFLSLKPWRANGSNHGFRPDPKPIPYVALTVEDEGEGIPPEILPRIFEPFFTTKPPGDGTGLGLAVVHGILHDHDACVSVQSIPGQGTRFTLLFPAAAPDGMPQVEGRSGRMPILGRNERVVIVDDEENLARRQAAFLHSLGYQTQAFGDAFQARDALLGEGAPIDLLITDFNMPGLSGVELVQALRPHHPRLQVILCTGLLDGGLPQAADSAGIQVLLTKPVPSDALAKTVDEILHPQVNSSLGPSLVLE
- the aspS gene encoding aspartate--tRNA ligase, translated to MQRTHHCNELRPEHLGAAVVLEGWVHSRRDLGGLLFIDVRDREGRTQTVFDPSVLPVPDFERAASLRSESVVRVRGTVRQRPSGTDNLKIPTGQIEVSVSSFELLNPSEVLPFPVDDPEVSAKVNEELRLQYRYLDLRRPEMARHLRLRSKTAIATRQFLDEQGFLEVETPTLFKSTPEGAREFLVPSRVHPGEFYALPQSPQQFKQILMVAGVERYFQLARCYRDEDLRADRQPEFTQVDIEMSFIEREDIYTLIEGLLRRIWKTALGMDLATPFPRLSFREALDRFGIDKPDTRFGMELADLSEEFKGSSFKVFSGAIAAGGVVKAINARGLAGATQGQIETMTEYAKGFGAKGLAFIKVENGEWKSPIVKFFSPAERAALQSKLSIEEGDLILFAADQWLTACEILGKIRLYCADLLKSQGKLILDPKQFSFLWVVDFPLLSYDKEWGRWYSSHHPFTAPVEADIPLLQSDPKAVRGQHYDIVVNGVELGGGSIRIHQPSVQQTVFEEILRIPPEETALRFGYMLEAFKFGAPPHGGIALGFDRLVAMLCGTSSIRDVIAFPKTAKGTCLMTASPSNVTPRQLRDLHLEVKAAPLR
- a CDS encoding TetR/AcrR family transcriptional regulator: MSATKQRKDRERAQREDLMVEQASRLLARDGFQDLNLDELAGQIEYSKGTIYLHFETKEDLVLAVATRALRERADLFEKASTFTGRTRERMRAIGFACCQFAVAHRDFFHVELMLRSNSFWGRASEGRKRLHAVQAGRLFQIVSSIVNEAVRLEDLPPRASPQEVTFSLISVTMGSHIAAMEPDIQMICSIKDPIAAVRRNQDLVCDGWGWKPLLKDWDYASTDRRIKAQVFPEASWFRA
- a CDS encoding FtsX-like permease family protein is translated as MNFVALRMLTGDRAKYLGLIFAIAFSTFLLENQTSIFAGILSRTASQIKDVPEASVWVMDPATQYFEETKPLKETDLLRVRGVEGVEFAVRLFKSNPVARTASGRFSQTVVMGLDDATLIGVPRTMVLGSWERLNEPDAVVIDRAGYALLFPGEPLELGRRLEMNDHQARIVGISEAKPPFVNFPVLHARYSVAVQFQGRERQQMSFVVGRPVPGLSAETLARRLEERTGLRARTSHEFSWDCILYYMKHTGIPVNFGITISIAVIVGLVVSGQTFYLFTVEHLRQFGALKAIGVSDRRLAGMIMLQAAMVGFIGFALGTGMAALFFEFFSRQLPTRGIILMWQNVVGVGVLMLLVVLAASLLSLRRVWVLEPAVVFRG
- a CDS encoding ABC transporter ATP-binding protein, with translation MHLQDSNTRAVRCFDLKKFFGDGDARIEALRGVNFEAQAGQLTFLVGPSGCGKTTLISVITGLLEASGGHVELFGENIANRSAHERIVFRRQSLGFVFQQYNLLPALTAAENAAVPLLAAGVPRREAVDRARAMLSRLGLENRASSMPSKLSGGQQQRVALARALVHEPRLIVCDEPTAALDHVTGERVMELLVGSAVVPGRAVIVVTHDNRVFHFAHTIAHMDDGRITSVEGGLPSVSNSFSL
- a CDS encoding biotin/lipoyl-binding protein is translated as MKHFLLPLFAAAILALATFSVVRTQPAKLAAEPSSPPPRAEFTHRVAAVGIVEPVSENISLASHLPGVVEEVLVQTGDEVAKGQALVKLDTRTLKAELAERESDLALKRAAVLSALARVRKADSGYEDAKRHWQFANALKDSRSLSAEELSRRKGAMEVMEAEREAAEAEVGWARAAEGLVMVALNKVRVELERSTVTAPRAGRVLQLRIRAGEFAPAGPAADPWLVLGDVSVLHVRADVDEHEAWRVKPGARAVAQVRGNAALSFPAAFIRFEPLVVPKRSLTGSSSERVDTRVLQVIYRVDAPTSSLIVGQQMDVFIEADPIPGSANSSRAATSL
- a CDS encoding efflux transporter outer membrane subunit, with translation MKQPATWVMIVSVLALAAGCRVGEMDVRPASNLPARFIESGSALAEEARAPDQGLEWWKVFRDAELDARMARVLEANHDLRLAGARWEEARAAAGLARTPLHPKLDGAAQTGRSRLSGESLNGRQIRQAGQPLENNLFHAGVDASWEIDVFGAVRWGAEAASADWEVAEEHRRDVQIQVLAETGLAWVDYGAATRLSKLARDHARVHESTLALASDRRRAGVGTELDEARAQAQWHSTQARIPELEEQARRAWHRLAVLEGRPASATEPSEPLSPTLAQTELRVPIGLPSELLQRRPDVRKAERELAAATARAGLARTEWFPRFYLTGAAGLESVEASDFLDGGSRFWSLGPSIRWPILHAGRIRRHVEIQDARRGQAWIRYEQAIAKALEDVETALVGFGREQERNHMLREAGKAAALASRLASDRYEAGVTGFQDVLEAQRVDLEAQAGVVESDQTLAKHLIRLYKALGGGWSPVSTAASHGAKGSNGLPLDLPSDPQ